One Bacteroidales bacterium DNA segment encodes these proteins:
- a CDS encoding NYN domain-containing protein → MKTTFLIDGFNLYHSIDDLEHLEGTKVKWLNIHSLLKSYLPHISNEATLNSIYYFTALRLHLQSKNPDTILRHKRYIEILKSFGIQIEYGKFKQKTVWCNLCRKEFVKYEEKQTDIAIINKLWELVVDDSNDAYVIVTGDTDIIPGIKTIKRKFPRIKLYSLFPYHRKNDELVSLVDGHFKINKANYLAHQLNDPFILPDGRTIAKPLTW, encoded by the coding sequence ATGAAAACAACATTTCTAATTGATGGATTTAATCTTTACCATTCCATTGATGATTTAGAACATTTGGAAGGTACAAAGGTGAAATGGCTGAATATTCATTCCCTCCTTAAATCATATTTACCCCATATATCCAACGAAGCAACCCTTAATTCAATTTATTATTTTACCGCGCTAAGATTGCATCTTCAAAGTAAAAATCCCGATACAATCTTGAGGCATAAAAGGTATATAGAAATACTAAAGTCTTTCGGGATACAAATTGAATATGGTAAATTCAAACAAAAGACCGTGTGGTGTAATTTATGTAGGAAGGAATTTGTAAAATATGAAGAGAAGCAAACAGACATCGCTATTATCAATAAACTTTGGGAACTGGTCGTTGATGATAGTAATGATGCCTATGTTATTGTAACAGGTGATACAGATATTATTCCAGGCATTAAAACGATTAAGCGAAAGTTCCCAAGGATTAAACTCTATTCATTATTTCCTTACCATAGAAAAAACGATGAACTTGTCAGTCTCGTTGATGGACATTTTAAAATAAACAAGGCTAATTATTTAGCTCATCAATTAAACGACCCTTTTATCCTCCCAGATGGAAGAACAATCGCAAAACCCCTTACTTGGTAA
- a CDS encoding transposase — protein MIPKVLTTKLVEIYFYVCEKFEKDLKFSCQRFTNNNNPEFTDQEIMTIYLFVISQEKRYQIKDIYRFADGYLRSWFPKLPSYAAFNNRLNRLSEAFKMLTTSLLQDYQPIDCILQESLLDSMPIVTAHGKRVGKVAPELTDKGFCSTKSMYFYGLKLHALGFRREKQMPFPEQLLITPASENDLNVFRNAWSSIENRTFYGDKIYHNVDYFDHLAQSQKTIMLTPVKAIKNQSDWEKQFDKAANDLFSRAVSRVRQPIESLFNWLIEKTDFQRANKVRSAKGLLVHVFGKLAAAYIYLIFNP, from the coding sequence ATGATTCCTAAGGTTCTGACAACCAAATTAGTTGAAATTTACTTTTACGTCTGCGAAAAATTTGAAAAAGATTTAAAATTTTCATGTCAGCGATTTACAAATAACAATAATCCAGAGTTTACTGATCAGGAAATCATGACCATATATTTATTCGTCATAAGCCAGGAAAAGCGTTATCAAATCAAAGATATCTATCGATTTGCTGATGGTTACCTGCGTTCATGGTTTCCAAAGCTGCCTTCGTATGCTGCTTTCAACAATCGACTCAACCGATTAAGTGAAGCCTTCAAAATGTTGACAACATCTTTGCTTCAAGATTATCAGCCAATCGATTGCATCTTACAAGAGAGTTTGCTGGATTCAATGCCCATTGTCACGGCTCATGGCAAACGCGTAGGTAAGGTTGCCCCCGAACTCACAGATAAAGGCTTTTGTTCAACAAAATCGATGTATTTCTATGGGCTCAAACTTCATGCCCTTGGTTTTCGTCGAGAAAAGCAAATGCCTTTTCCGGAACAACTTCTGATTACACCGGCTTCGGAAAATGACTTGAATGTATTCCGAAATGCATGGAGTAGCATTGAAAATCGAACTTTCTATGGTGACAAGATCTATCACAATGTGGACTATTTTGATCATCTTGCCCAAAGTCAGAAAACCATTATGCTTACCCCTGTCAAAGCCATTAAAAACCAATCTGATTGGGAAAAACAATTTGACAAAGCAGCTAATGATTTATTCTCAAGAGCAGTCTCCCGTGTTCGACAACCCATAGAATCACTCTTTAACTGGTTGATCGAAAAAACAGATTTTCAAAGAGCGAACAAAGTGCGATCTGCTAAAGGCCTTTTAGTTCATGTATTTGGCAAGTTAGCAGCAGCTTATATATATTTGATTTTTAACCCTTGA
- a CDS encoding helix-turn-helix transcriptional regulator has protein sequence MLLKELLKSKGIKQKWLANKLGVSEVTVSKWCSAKSIPQRVHLQKISELLDVPVKTLTNS, from the coding sequence ATGCTTCTAAAAGAACTTCTTAAATCAAAAGGCATAAAACAAAAATGGCTTGCTAACAAACTGGGAGTTTCCGAAGTAACCGTCAGCAAATGGTGTAGTGCAAAAAGCATTCCCCAACGAGTGCATCTCCAGAAAATTAGTGAACTGCTGGATGTACCAGTTAAGACATTAACAAACTCCTAA
- a CDS encoding DUF1819 family protein: MARKSKYILSFTAASLRLNEMVKVAKTANEMGISDLKTLKDRGVVFGSVKSRTSEREFREIQKRLEAFTPDQMNVLINGDLISQKQIAFLAVCKHYDFIRDFTIEVLRDKTLVFDYTINESDFNSFIDRRINVHPELETFSESTLKKAKQVMFRILEQSGIINNATDKVILPQIVQPDVVRVVVKEDPAWLKIFLMADMDIKQVKY, from the coding sequence ATGGCGCGCAAATCAAAATACATACTTTCCTTCACCGCCGCATCTTTGCGGCTGAATGAGATGGTGAAGGTGGCTAAAACCGCCAATGAAATGGGCATATCAGACCTGAAGACGCTGAAAGATCGGGGCGTGGTGTTTGGTTCTGTGAAAAGCAGAACATCAGAAAGGGAATTTCGAGAAATCCAGAAAAGGTTGGAAGCATTCACCCCTGACCAGATGAATGTACTGATCAACGGCGATCTTATCTCCCAGAAGCAAATTGCGTTTTTGGCTGTATGCAAGCATTATGATTTCATTAGGGATTTCACCATCGAAGTTTTGCGTGATAAAACGCTGGTCTTTGACTACACGATCAATGAATCGGATTTTAATTCTTTCATTGACCGCAGGATAAACGTTCACCCCGAACTGGAAACATTTTCCGAATCAACGCTAAAGAAAGCCAAACAGGTGATGTTTCGCATTTTGGAGCAATCTGGTATCATCAATAATGCCACCGACAAGGTGATCCTGCCACAAATCGTGCAACCAGATGTTGTCCGTGTGGTGGTGAAGGAAGACCCCGCTTGGCTGAAAATCTTCTTGATGGCAGATATGGACATAAAACAGGTAAAATATTAG
- a CDS encoding DUF1788 domain-containing protein has translation MEDIVKKFDHLYKVISNEDFLSKKSLGGEIPFFISAYDPRQQVEVDRAVKGLKNKLETGGIPVLELNLYDLSLEILSNELGEGEIFELEKSMDKREFKEALQSILDLNEVLIPKIKSIINASNARVYFLTGIGLVFPFIRSHNVLNNLQNVAKKAPTVLFFAGDYNGLSLELFGLLKDDNYYRAFNIENYKL, from the coding sequence ATGGAAGATATTGTAAAGAAATTCGACCACTTGTACAAGGTTATATCCAATGAGGATTTTTTAAGCAAAAAATCTTTGGGCGGGGAGATACCTTTCTTTATTTCCGCCTATGATCCCAGACAACAAGTCGAGGTTGATAGGGCAGTGAAAGGGCTGAAAAACAAACTGGAAACTGGTGGAATCCCCGTGCTGGAACTGAACCTATATGATCTGTCGCTGGAAATCCTGAGCAATGAACTGGGCGAGGGGGAAATTTTCGAACTGGAAAAGAGTATGGACAAACGGGAGTTCAAGGAAGCCCTGCAATCAATACTTGATCTCAACGAAGTTCTGATTCCGAAAATCAAGTCCATCATTAATGCCAGTAACGCAAGAGTGTACTTCCTGACGGGCATCGGGCTGGTGTTCCCGTTCATCCGCTCGCACAACGTGCTGAACAACCTTCAAAATGTGGCTAAGAAGGCTCCGACTGTATTGTTCTTCGCTGGCGACTATAACGGATTATCGCTGGAACTTTTTGGCTTGCTCAAGGATGACAATTATTACCGCGCATTTAACATAGAGAACTACAAATTATAG